In the genome of Pseudomonas bubulae, one region contains:
- the gcvP gene encoding aminomethyl-transferring glycine dehydrogenase, giving the protein MTINLSTANEFIARHIGPRQADEQAMLATLGFDSLEGLSASVIPESIKGTSVLNLPAGQSEADALASIKAIAARNQLCKTYIGQGYYNCHTPSPILRNLLENPAWYTAYTPYQPEISQGRLEALLNFQTLISDLSGLPIANASLLDEATAAAEAMTFCKRLSKNKTSHRFFASSHCHPQTLDVLRTRAEPLGIEVFVADERELTDVTAFFGALLQYPASNGDVFDYRELVERFHAANALVAVAADLLALTLLTPPGEFGADVAIGSAQRFGVPLGFGGPHAAYFATRDAFKRDMPGRLVGVSVDRHGKPALRLAMQTREQHIRREKATSNICTAQVLLANIASMYAVYHGPKGLTQIAQRTHQLTAILARGLSDLGLKVEQEQFFDTLTLNTGTHTAALHAKAHAQNINLRVIDDQRLGLSLDETSSQSDVTALWALLATDGQALPDFDALATSVTGTLPAALLRQSPILSHPVFNRYHSETELMRYLRRLADKDLALDRTMIPLGSCTMKLNAASEMIPVTWAEFGNLHPFAPAEQSLGYQQLTTELEAMLCAATGYDAISLQPNAGSQGEYAGLLAIRAYHQSRGDERRDICLIPSSAHGTNPATANMAGMRVVVTACDARGNVDIEDLRAKAIEHRDHLAALMITYPSTHGVFEEGIREICGIIHDNGGQVYIDGANMNAMVGLCAPGKFGGDVSHLNLHKTFCIPHGGGGPGVGPIGVKSHLTPFLPGHAAMERKEGAVCAAPFGSASILPITWMYIRMMGGEGLKRASQLAILNANYIARRLEEHYPVLYSGSNGLVAHECILDLRPLKETSGISVDDVAKRLIDFGFHAPTMSFPVAGTLMIEPTESESKEELDRFCEAMICIREEIREVESGGLDKEDNPLKNAPHTAAEMVGEWTHPYSREQAVYPVASLIEGKYWPPVGRVDNVFGDRNLVCACPSIENYQEA; this is encoded by the coding sequence ATGACCATCAATCTCAGCACCGCCAATGAATTTATCGCGCGCCATATCGGCCCGCGTCAGGCCGATGAACAGGCCATGCTCGCCACCCTGGGCTTTGATTCCCTTGAAGGTCTCAGCGCCAGCGTGATCCCGGAAAGCATCAAGGGCACCAGCGTGCTCAACTTGCCGGCCGGGCAAAGTGAAGCCGACGCCCTGGCCTCGATCAAGGCCATCGCAGCCAGGAACCAGCTGTGCAAAACCTATATCGGCCAAGGCTATTACAACTGCCACACGCCTTCGCCGATCCTGCGCAACCTGCTGGAAAACCCGGCCTGGTACACCGCCTACACACCGTACCAGCCGGAAATCTCCCAGGGCCGTCTCGAAGCGCTGCTCAACTTCCAGACCCTGATCAGCGACCTTAGCGGCCTGCCGATTGCCAACGCTTCGCTGCTCGACGAAGCCACCGCTGCTGCAGAAGCCATGACCTTCTGCAAACGCCTGAGCAAGAACAAAACCAGCCACCGCTTTTTCGCCTCCAGCCACTGCCACCCGCAAACCCTCGACGTGCTGCGCACCCGTGCCGAGCCGCTGGGCATTGAAGTGTTTGTGGCCGACGAGCGCGAACTGACTGACGTGACAGCCTTCTTCGGCGCGTTGCTGCAATACCCGGCCAGCAACGGCGATGTATTCGACTATCGCGAACTGGTCGAGCGTTTCCACGCCGCCAACGCCCTGGTGGCTGTTGCCGCCGACCTGCTGGCGCTGACCCTGCTGACCCCGCCGGGCGAGTTCGGCGCGGACGTCGCCATCGGCAGCGCCCAGCGCTTTGGCGTACCACTGGGCTTCGGCGGCCCGCACGCGGCCTACTTCGCCACCCGCGATGCGTTCAAGCGCGACATGCCGGGCCGCTTGGTCGGTGTTTCGGTTGACCGTCACGGTAAACCGGCGCTGCGCCTGGCCATGCAAACCCGCGAGCAGCATATCCGCCGCGAGAAGGCCACGAGCAACATCTGTACCGCTCAGGTGCTGCTGGCCAACATCGCCAGCATGTATGCCGTTTACCACGGCCCTAAAGGCCTGACGCAAATCGCCCAACGCACTCACCAGTTGACCGCGATCCTGGCCCGTGGCCTCAGCGATCTGGGGCTGAAGGTCGAGCAGGAACAGTTCTTCGACACCCTGACCCTCAACACCGGCACCCACACCGCCGCGCTGCACGCCAAGGCCCATGCGCAGAACATCAATCTGCGCGTGATCGACGACCAGCGCCTGGGCCTGTCGCTGGATGAAACCAGCAGCCAGTCCGACGTCACTGCACTGTGGGCATTGCTCGCCACAGACGGCCAGGCCCTGCCTGACTTCGACGCACTGGCCACCAGCGTAACGGGCACCCTGCCCGCCGCCCTGCTGCGCCAGTCGCCGATCCTCAGCCACCCGGTGTTCAACCGCTACCACTCTGAAACCGAGCTGATGCGCTACCTGCGTCGCCTGGCCGACAAGGACCTGGCGCTGGACCGCACCATGATCCCGCTGGGCTCGTGCACCATGAAGCTCAACGCCGCCAGCGAAATGATCCCGGTTACCTGGGCCGAGTTCGGCAACCTGCACCCGTTTGCACCTGCCGAACAAAGCCTGGGCTACCAGCAATTGACCACCGAACTGGAAGCCATGCTCTGCGCGGCTACCGGCTACGATGCTATTTCCCTTCAACCAAACGCCGGTTCCCAGGGCGAATACGCCGGCTTGCTGGCCATTCGTGCCTACCACCAGAGCCGTGGCGACGAGCGCCGCGATATCTGCCTGATCCCGTCCTCGGCCCACGGCACCAACCCGGCCACCGCCAACATGGCCGGCATGCGCGTGGTGGTCACCGCCTGTGACGCCCGCGGCAACGTTGATATCGAAGACCTGCGTGCCAAGGCCATCGAGCACCGCGACCACCTCGCCGCGCTGATGATCACCTACCCCTCCACCCACGGCGTGTTCGAAGAAGGCATCCGCGAAATCTGCGGCATCATTCATGACAACGGCGGCCAGGTGTACATCGACGGCGCCAACATGAACGCGATGGTGGGCCTGTGCGCTCCGGGCAAGTTCGGCGGCGACGTGTCCCACCTCAACCTGCACAAAACCTTCTGCATCCCTCACGGCGGTGGCGGCCCGGGTGTAGGCCCGATTGGCGTCAAATCGCACCTGACGCCGTTCCTGCCGGGTCACGCGGCCATGGAACGCAAGGAAGGCGCGGTCTGCGCGGCGCCGTTTGGCAGCGCCAGCATCCTGCCGATCACCTGGATGTACATCCGCATGATGGGCGGTGAAGGCCTCAAGCGTGCATCGCAACTGGCCATCCTCAACGCCAACTACATCGCCCGCCGTCTCGAAGAGCACTACCCGGTGCTGTACTCGGGCAGCAACGGCCTGGTCGCCCACGAATGCATCCTCGACCTGCGCCCGCTCAAGGAAACCAGCGGTATCAGCGTCGATGACGTGGCCAAGCGCCTGATCGATTTTGGCTTCCACGCCCCGACCATGTCGTTCCCGGTGGCCGGCACGTTGATGATCGAACCGACCGAAAGCGAGTCCAAGGAAGAGCTGGATCGCTTCTGTGAAGCGATGATCTGCATCCGCGAAGAAATCCGCGAAGTCGAGAGCGGTGGCCTGGACAAGGAAGACAACCCGCTGAAAAACGCCCCGCACACCGCCGCTGAAATGGTCGGCGAATGGACTCACCCCTACAGCCGCGAACAGGCGGTGTACCCGGTGGCGTCCTTGATCGAAGGCAAGTACTGGCCACCGGTCGGTCGTGTCGACAACGTATTTGGCGACCGCAACCTGGTGTGTGCGTGCCCGTCGATCGAGAACTATCAGGAGGCATAA
- a CDS encoding L-serine ammonia-lyase — MSLSVFDLFKIGIGPSSSHTVGPMRAAARFVEGLRRDELLQQTACVKVELYGSLGATGKGHGSDKAVLLGLEGEHPDTVNTETVAERLAAIRSSGRLNLLGEHPIEFIEKSHLAMIRKPLPYHPNGMIFRALDAAGIQIRSREYYSIGGGFVVDEGAAGADRIVEDSTVLQYPFKTAKDLLRQCVTHHLSISEVMMANEGAWRPEAETRSGLLKIWQVMQDCVSAGCRNEGILPGGLKVKRRAPALHRQLCANPEAALRDALSVLDWVNLYAMAVNEENANGGRVVTAPTNGAAGIIPAVLHYYMRFIGGANEDGVVRFLLTAAAIGILYKENASISGAEVGCQGEVGVACSMAAGALCEVLGGSVQQVENAAEIGMEHNLGLTCDPIGGLVQVPCIERNAMGSVKAINAVRMALRGDGQHFVSLDKVIRTMRQTGADMKSKYKETARGGLAVNIIEC, encoded by the coding sequence ATGTCGTTAAGCGTGTTCGACCTGTTCAAGATTGGCATCGGCCCCTCCAGTTCCCATACCGTCGGCCCCATGCGTGCTGCTGCGCGTTTTGTCGAAGGTCTGCGCCGTGATGAGCTGTTGCAACAAACAGCCTGCGTAAAAGTTGAACTCTACGGTTCCCTCGGCGCCACCGGCAAAGGCCACGGCAGCGACAAAGCCGTGCTGCTGGGGCTGGAAGGTGAACATCCGGATACCGTCAACACCGAAACCGTGGCCGAACGACTGGCCGCGATTCGCAGCAGCGGGCGCCTGAACCTGCTGGGCGAACACCCCATCGAATTCATCGAAAAATCACACCTGGCGATGATTCGCAAACCCCTGCCCTATCACCCCAACGGCATGATTTTTCGGGCACTGGATGCCGCCGGCATTCAGATCCGCAGCCGCGAGTATTACTCGATCGGCGGTGGTTTTGTGGTGGACGAAGGCGCGGCAGGTGCCGACCGAATTGTCGAAGACAGTACTGTGCTGCAATACCCCTTCAAAACCGCCAAAGACCTGTTGCGCCAATGCGTAACCCATCACCTGTCGATCAGTGAAGTGATGATGGCCAATGAAGGCGCCTGGCGCCCGGAAGCCGAGACCCGCAGCGGCCTGTTGAAAATCTGGCAGGTCATGCAGGACTGCGTAAGTGCCGGCTGTCGCAATGAAGGGATTTTACCCGGCGGTTTGAAGGTCAAGCGCCGTGCCCCGGCCTTGCACCGTCAGCTCTGTGCCAACCCGGAAGCCGCGCTGCGCGATGCCTTGTCAGTACTGGACTGGGTGAACCTGTACGCCATGGCCGTCAATGAAGAAAACGCCAACGGCGGGCGCGTGGTCACAGCGCCTACCAACGGTGCGGCGGGAATTATCCCGGCCGTTTTGCATTACTACATGCGCTTTATCGGCGGCGCCAATGAAGACGGCGTGGTGCGTTTTCTGCTCACTGCCGCCGCCATCGGCATTCTGTACAAGGAAAACGCCTCGATTTCGGGGGCCGAAGTCGGCTGCCAGGGTGAAGTCGGCGTGGCCTGTTCAATGGCGGCCGGCGCGTTGTGTGAAGTGCTGGGCGGCAGCGTGCAGCAAGTCGAGAACGCCGCCGAGATCGGCATGGAGCACAACCTCGGCCTGACCTGCGATCCGATTGGCGGGCTGGTGCAAGTGCCGTGCATCGAACGTAACGCGATGGGCTCGGTCAAGGCCATCAACGCAGTGCGCATGGCCCTGCGAGGTGATGGTCAGCACTTTGTCTCGCTCGACAAGGTGATCCGCACCATGCGCCAGACCGGCGCCGACATGAAAAGCAAATACAAGGAGACCGCCCGCGGCGGTCTCGCCGTCAACATTATTGAGTGCTGA
- the gcvT gene encoding glycine cleavage system aminomethyltransferase GcvT, giving the protein MSTEQLLKTPLHALHLELGARMVPFAGYDMPVQYPLGVMKEHQHTREQAGLFDVSHMGQIRLTGADAAKALEALVPVDIIDLPVGMQRYAMFTNEQGGILDDLMVANLGNDELFLVVNAACKDQDLAHLRKHLSAHCQIQPLFEERALLALQGPAAVSVLQRLAPQVANMTFMQFAPVTLLGADCYVSRSGYTGEDGFEISVPAEHAEALARRLLAEPEVQAIGLGARDSLRLEAGLCLYGHDMNDTTTPIEASLLWAISKARRADGPRAGGFPGAESIFAQQQNGVARKRVGLLPQERTPVREGAQIVDADGTEIGTVCSGGFGPTLGAPLAMGYLDIAFTPVDTEVWAIVRGKRVPMKVSKMPFVAQRYYRG; this is encoded by the coding sequence ATGTCCACCGAACAACTGCTTAAAACCCCGCTGCATGCACTGCACCTTGAACTCGGCGCCCGCATGGTGCCGTTTGCGGGCTACGACATGCCCGTGCAGTACCCGCTAGGGGTGATGAAAGAGCACCAGCACACCCGTGAACAGGCCGGGTTATTCGATGTATCGCACATGGGCCAGATCCGTCTGACCGGTGCTGACGCGGCCAAAGCCCTGGAAGCACTGGTGCCGGTGGATATCATCGACCTGCCGGTGGGTATGCAGCGCTATGCCATGTTCACCAACGAACAGGGCGGCATCCTCGATGACCTGATGGTCGCCAACCTGGGCAATGACGAGCTGTTCCTGGTGGTCAACGCCGCCTGCAAGGATCAGGACCTGGCCCACCTGCGCAAGCATTTGAGCGCCCACTGCCAGATCCAGCCGCTGTTTGAAGAGCGCGCCCTGCTTGCCCTGCAAGGCCCGGCTGCAGTCAGCGTACTGCAACGCCTGGCACCGCAAGTGGCGAACATGACCTTTATGCAATTTGCCCCGGTGACCTTACTGGGCGCGGATTGCTACGTCAGCCGCTCGGGTTATACCGGCGAAGACGGTTTTGAGATTTCAGTGCCGGCCGAGCACGCCGAAGCACTGGCCCGCCGCCTGCTGGCCGAGCCAGAGGTTCAGGCCATCGGCCTGGGCGCACGGGATTCGCTGCGCCTGGAAGCGGGCCTGTGCCTGTACGGCCACGACATGAACGACACCACGACGCCTATCGAAGCCAGCCTGCTCTGGGCCATCTCCAAGGCCCGTCGCGCTGACGGCCCGCGGGCCGGTGGTTTCCCGGGTGCCGAGAGCATCTTTGCCCAGCAGCAAAACGGCGTAGCGCGTAAACGAGTGGGCTTGCTGCCCCAGGAACGTACCCCGGTGCGTGAAGGCGCACAAATCGTCGATGCCGACGGCACCGAGATCGGCACCGTATGCAGCGGCGGCTTTGGGCCAACGTTGGGCGCACCCTTGGCAATGGGTTATCTGGATATCGCATTCACGCCTGTGGACACTGAAGTCTGGGCCATCGTGCGGGGCAAGCGCGTGCCGATGAAAGTGTCGAAAATGCCGTTTGTAGCGCAACGTTATTACAGGGGTTAA
- a CDS encoding cold-shock protein has protein sequence MSQRQSGTVKWFNDEKGFGFITPESGPDLFVHFRAIQGNGFKSLKEGQKVTFISVQGQKGLQADEVQAEA, from the coding sequence ATGTCTCAACGTCAGAGCGGTACGGTCAAGTGGTTCAACGACGAGAAGGGGTTTGGTTTCATCACCCCTGAAAGCGGCCCGGACCTGTTTGTGCACTTCCGTGCCATCCAGGGCAACGGCTTCAAAAGCCTGAAGGAAGGCCAGAAAGTGACCTTCATCTCGGTACAGGGCCAAAAAGGCCTGCAGGCTGACGAAGTTCAAGCAGAAGCTTAA
- a CDS encoding RDD family protein: MSKQPLSPQGDFPAVGLGRRLSAMFYDFLLCTALLIVTTFIYKLIMMGFIGEAKMRELSEAGALDGDPLLSTLLFFVLFGFFAKFWTHSGQTLGMQVWGVRVQNADGTAISLWQALLRFIVSIGSWLCLGLGFVWSIFDKQKRTWHDMYSNTQLVRVPKQKK; encoded by the coding sequence ATGTCGAAACAACCGCTTAGCCCTCAAGGCGACTTTCCCGCCGTTGGCCTGGGGCGCCGCCTGTCAGCCATGTTCTACGACTTTCTGCTGTGTACCGCCCTGCTGATCGTCACGACCTTTATCTACAAGCTGATCATGATGGGCTTTATTGGCGAAGCCAAAATGCGCGAACTGTCAGAAGCAGGCGCCCTGGATGGTGACCCGCTGCTGTCGACCCTCCTGTTTTTCGTCCTGTTCGGTTTCTTTGCCAAGTTCTGGACCCACTCCGGGCAAACCCTGGGCATGCAGGTCTGGGGAGTTCGCGTACAGAACGCCGACGGCACGGCAATCAGCCTGTGGCAGGCCCTTCTGCGTTTTATCGTGTCCATAGGCTCGTGGTTGTGCCTGGGGCTGGGGTTTGTCTGGTCGATCTTCGACAAGCAAAAACGCACCTGGCATGACATGTATTCCAATACGCAGTTGGTACGCGTCCCCAAGCAGAAGAAATAA
- a CDS encoding DegQ family serine endoprotease, whose amino-acid sequence MPRLKSYLPIFAAVLMLGQAVPVMAEAQLPDFTQLVEQASPAVVNISTTQKLPERRVSSMGQMPDLEGLPPGLRDFFERSLPPAPGGKGGRQREAQSLGSGFIISPDGYILTNNHVVADADEIIVRLSDRSEMKAKLVGTDPRSDVALLKIDGKNLPVLKLGKSQDLKAGQWVVAIGSPFGFDHTVTQGIISAMGRSLPNESYVPFIQTDVPINPGNSGGPLFNLAGEVVGINSQIYTRSGGFMGVSFAIPIDVAMDVANQLKAGGKVSRGWLGVVIQEVNKDLAESFGLEKPAGALVAQVLDDGPAAKGGLQVGDVILSMNGQPIVMSADLPHLVGALKAGSKANLEVIRNGKRQNLELTVGAIPDDAKDIASGGGAEQSSNRLGVSVADLSEEQKKANDIKGGVIITDVQDGPAALIGLQPGDVITHLNNQAITNGKEFTEIAKALPKNRSVSMRVLRQGRASFITFKLAE is encoded by the coding sequence ATGCCGCGATTGAAATCTTATCTACCCATTTTTGCAGCCGTGCTGATGCTCGGGCAGGCAGTGCCGGTGATGGCTGAAGCGCAGTTGCCTGATTTCACCCAACTGGTTGAACAGGCTTCGCCAGCCGTAGTGAATATCAGTACCACGCAAAAGCTGCCTGAGCGTCGGGTTTCCAGCATGGGCCAAATGCCCGACCTGGAAGGCCTGCCGCCTGGCCTGCGCGACTTTTTTGAGCGCAGCCTGCCACCTGCACCCGGTGGCAAAGGCGGGCGTCAGCGCGAGGCCCAGTCCCTGGGCTCGGGCTTTATCATCTCGCCCGATGGCTACATCCTGACCAACAACCACGTGGTTGCAGATGCCGATGAAATCATTGTGCGGCTGTCCGATCGCAGTGAAATGAAAGCCAAGCTGGTGGGCACTGACCCGCGCTCTGACGTGGCCTTGCTGAAAATCGATGGCAAGAACCTGCCGGTGCTCAAACTGGGCAAGTCCCAGGACCTCAAGGCCGGCCAGTGGGTGGTTGCGATCGGTTCGCCATTTGGTTTCGACCACACCGTGACCCAGGGCATCATCAGCGCCATGGGCCGCAGCCTGCCGAATGAAAGCTATGTGCCATTTATCCAGACTGACGTGCCGATCAACCCGGGCAACTCGGGTGGTCCGCTGTTCAACCTGGCGGGCGAAGTCGTGGGCATCAACTCGCAAATCTATACCCGTTCGGGCGGTTTCATGGGCGTGTCCTTTGCAATCCCGATCGATGTGGCGATGGACGTTGCCAATCAGCTCAAGGCTGGCGGCAAGGTCAGCCGTGGCTGGTTGGGTGTGGTGATCCAGGAGGTCAACAAGGACCTGGCCGAGTCTTTCGGTCTGGAAAAACCTGCCGGTGCACTGGTGGCGCAGGTACTGGATGACGGCCCGGCTGCCAAAGGCGGTCTGCAAGTGGGCGACGTGATTCTGAGCATGAATGGTCAGCCGATCGTCATGTCGGCAGATTTGCCGCACCTGGTTGGCGCACTCAAGGCCGGCAGCAAGGCCAACCTTGAAGTTATTCGTAACGGCAAGCGTCAGAATCTGGAGCTGACTGTGGGCGCTATCCCTGATGATGCAAAAGACATCGCTTCGGGTGGCGGCGCTGAACAAAGCAGCAACCGCCTGGGCGTGTCCGTAGCGGACTTGAGTGAAGAGCAGAAGAAAGCCAACGACATCAAGGGCGGTGTGATCATTACTGACGTTCAGGACGGTCCTGCGGCCTTGATCGGCCTGCAGCCTGGCGACGTGATTACGCACTTGAACAATCAGGCCATCACCAATGGCAAGGAGTTCACCGAGATCGCCAAGGCATTGCCGAAGAACCGTTCGGTGTCGATGCGGGTTCTGCGTCAGGGGCGTGCCAGCTTTATCACGTTCAAGCTGGCGGAGTAA
- a CDS encoding MucB/RseB C-terminal domain-containing protein — MRVLPLLPLLLSGWFAVPAHADEAQDWLKRLGQAEQQHSYQGTFVYERNGSFSTHSIWHRVQDGKVRERLMQLDGTAQEVIRSDGRTECVTGKQASGLGDVTAVAARQFDVQKFNDLYAVAIEGNSRVAGRPVVVISFAPRDQHRYGFELYLDRETGLPLKSLLLNDKGQLLERYQFTTFATTPPDDSQLTPAGQCRAVAPADKGAGQVNSVQAWHSDWLPSGFEQVSSTVRRDPRSKSEVTSLLYDDGLARFSVFIEPVKGAAVPDARVQLGPTAAVTRHLSTPQGDMMATVVGEIPMGTAERIALSMRVGENDAQAKP; from the coding sequence ATGCGCGTCCTACCTTTGCTACCTCTTCTGCTCAGTGGCTGGTTTGCAGTACCGGCCCACGCCGATGAAGCCCAGGACTGGTTAAAACGTCTTGGGCAGGCCGAGCAACAGCATAGCTATCAGGGTACTTTCGTTTACGAGCGTAACGGTAGTTTTTCTACCCACAGCATCTGGCACCGCGTGCAGGATGGCAAGGTTCGTGAGCGGTTGATGCAGCTTGATGGCACTGCGCAAGAGGTGATCCGCTCGGATGGGCGCACTGAATGTGTCACTGGCAAACAGGCCTCCGGGTTGGGCGATGTCACGGCTGTCGCGGCGCGTCAATTCGATGTCCAGAAGTTCAATGACCTGTATGCCGTGGCAATCGAGGGCAACTCCAGGGTCGCCGGTCGCCCGGTAGTGGTCATATCGTTTGCTCCGCGTGATCAGCATCGCTACGGTTTTGAGCTGTATCTGGACCGTGAAACCGGTTTGCCTCTCAAGTCCTTGTTGCTCAATGACAAGGGGCAGTTGCTTGAGCGCTACCAGTTTACGACCTTTGCCACCACGCCTCCTGATGACAGCCAGCTCACGCCTGCGGGGCAGTGCCGTGCTGTTGCCCCTGCCGACAAAGGGGCCGGGCAGGTCAATTCGGTTCAGGCCTGGCACTCTGACTGGCTGCCCTCCGGTTTTGAGCAGGTCAGCAGTACGGTGCGCCGTGATCCGCGGAGCAAATCCGAAGTCACCAGCCTTCTGTATGACGATGGCCTTGCCCGTTTTTCGGTGTTTATCGAGCCGGTCAAGGGCGCTGCTGTTCCAGATGCCCGCGTCCAGCTCGGGCCCACAGCTGCGGTCACGCGCCACCTGAGCACGCCTCAGGGAGACATGATGGCCACGGTGGTGGGTGAAATTCCCATGGGCACTGCTGAACGAATTGCCCTGTCGATGCGTGTCGGTGAAAACGATGCTCAGGCCAAACCATAG
- a CDS encoding sigma-E factor negative regulatory protein, whose translation MSREALQESLSAVMDNEADELELRRVLNAFDDTQTRDTWSRYQVARAVMHKDLLIPRLDIASAVSAALAEEQTPAKVVRGPWRSIGRLAVAASVTVAVLAGVRLYNQDDIVGNQLAQQNPAQSLSAPMAKGPAVLANYSESADQATGPMANGVLQGQPGWQDQRLPGYLRQHAEQAALKGAESPLPYARAASLENR comes from the coding sequence CAGGAATCGCTGTCCGCAGTGATGGATAACGAAGCGGACGAACTGGAACTACGTCGGGTATTGAATGCCTTCGACGACACACAAACCCGTGACACCTGGTCCCGTTATCAGGTGGCCCGTGCTGTGATGCACAAGGACCTGTTGATTCCGCGCCTGGACATCGCATCTGCCGTTTCGGCCGCGCTGGCTGAAGAGCAAACCCCGGCCAAGGTTGTCCGCGGGCCGTGGCGCAGCATTGGTCGCCTGGCCGTAGCCGCGTCGGTTACCGTCGCTGTTCTGGCGGGTGTGCGGCTGTACAACCAGGATGACATCGTTGGCAACCAGCTCGCCCAGCAGAACCCTGCGCAGAGCCTGAGTGCACCGATGGCCAAAGGTCCGGCAGTACTGGCCAACTACAGCGAGAGTGCCGATCAGGCCACCGGCCCGATGGCCAACGGTGTCCTGCAAGGTCAGCCGGGCTGGCAAGATCAGCGTTTGCCTGGCTACCTGCGCCAGCACGCAGAGCAAGCAGCGCTGAAAGGGGCTGAAAGCCCTCTGCCTTATGCTCGTGCTGCGAGCCTCGAAAACCGTTAA